A stretch of Solea senegalensis isolate Sse05_10M linkage group LG10, IFAPA_SoseM_1, whole genome shotgun sequence DNA encodes these proteins:
- the roraa gene encoding nuclear receptor ROR-alpha A: MMYFVISAMKAQIEIIPCKICGDKSSGIHYGVITCEGCKGFFRRSQQSNAAYSCPRQKNCLIDRTSRNRCQHCRLQKCLAVGMSRDAVKFGRMSKKQRDSLYAEVQKHRLQQQQRDHQQQPGEAEPLTPSYGLSANGLTELHDDLSGYMDGHTPDGSKPDSAVSSFYLDIQPSPDQSGLDINGIKPEPICDFAPSSGFFPYCSFTNGETSPTVSMAELEHLAQNISKSHMETCQYLREELQQMTWQAFLQEEVESYQSKPREVMWQLCAIKITEAIQYVVEFAKRIDGFMELCQNDQIVLLKAGSLEVVFVRMCRAFDSQNNTVYFDGKYAGPDVFKSLGCDDLISSVFEFGKNLCSMHLSEDEIALFSAFVLMSADRSWLQEKLKVEKLQQKIQLALQHVLQKNHREDGILTKLICKVSTLRALCSRHTEKLTAFKAIYPDIVRAHFPPLYKELFGSDFEQSMPVEG, from the exons GGCTTCTTCAGGAGGAGTCAGCAGAGCAATGCAGCCTACTCCTGCCCCCGTCAGAAGAACTGCCTGATTGACCGCACCAGCCGCAACCGCTGCCAGCACTGCCGGCTGCAGAAGTGCTTGGCAGTGGGCATGTCACGAGATG CGGTGAAGTTTGGCCGCATGTCGAAGAAGCAGCGAGACAGCCTGTATGCTGAGGTCCAGAAGCAccggctgcagcagcaacagcgtGACCACCAACAACAGCCTGGGGAGGCAGAGCCGCTCACACCTAGCTACGGCCTCTCAGCCAATGGCCTCACAGAGCTCCACGATGACCTCAGTGGCTACATGGACGGTCACACCCCTGACGGCAGCAAACCGGACTCTGCAGTCAGCAGCTTCTACCTGGACATCCAGCCATCTCCCGACCAGTCAGGCCTGGACATCAACGGCATCAAGCCGGAGCCCATCTGCGACTTTGCCCCCAGCTCTGGCTTCTTCCCTTACTGCTCCTTCACCAATGGAGAAACCTCACCCACAGTGTCCATGGCTGAACTAG AGCACCTGGCCCAGAACATCTCCAAGTCACACATGGAGACATGTCAGTACCTGagagaggagctgcagcagatgACCTGGCAGGCCTTtctgcaggaggaggtggagagctACCAGAGCAAG CCACGGGAAGTCATGTGGCAGCTGTGTGCTATCAAAATAACAGAGGCCATTCAGTATGTGGTGGAGTTCGCCAAGCGCATCGACGGCTTCATGGAGCTGTGTCAGAACGATCAGATAGTGCTGCTGAAAGCAG gcTCTTTGGAAGTTGTATTTGTCAGAATGTGCCGTGCCTTTGACTCGCAAAACAACACAGTCTATTTTGATGGAAAATATGCTGGACCTGATGTGTTCAAGTCATTAG GCTGTGACGACTTGATCAGCTCCGTCTTCGAGTTTGGGAAAAACTTGTGTTCTATGCACCTGTCTGAGGATGAGATCGCCCTGTTCTCCGCCTTTGTGTTGATGTCTGCTG ACCGGTCTTGGCTCCAGGAGAAGTTGAAGGTGGAGAAACTCCAGCAGAAGATCCAACTGGCCCTCCAGCATGTCCTGCAGAAGAACCACAGAGAGGACGGTATACTAACAAAG ttGATATGCAAAGTGTCGACACTGCGAGCACTGTGCAGTAGGCATACAGAGAAGCTTACAGCTTTCAAAGCAATATACCCAGACATTGTGCGTGCCCACTTCCCTCCCTTATACAAGGAGTTGTTTGGATCAGACTTTGAGCAGTCCATGCCCGTTGAAGGGTAG